A region of the Theileria equi strain WA chromosome 4 map unlocalized gcontig_1105316255039, whole genome shotgun sequence genome:
AAACATGCTGAACTAACAGTTATAACTCTGCATTTACATCTTTTACTCTTTTAAACATTTGTGCACAGTTTTATTTCGTGGTTTATACTCTAATATTCGCCTTGGTGTCTGTTTTTTGGTCTAGTATTGCGATATCTGGGCCAGTGATCAAGGAAGGGATATCCAACCGTATTCCCTGGTACTTGCGGTTTCTGGAGATTAAAGGAATTTTATATTGAATAGCACGgtttattttaatggaatataGTGAGAGAGATATCCAGATTCTCATATACCAGCGTATAAATTCGCCTTTTAACGGATGTAAAGTATAGCTATTACCCCGCGTTTCCATATTTAATCCATATATTCCCATCTTTTATAATTTGGTGTATGATTTAATAGCAGCTGATATGTTGTTTACAGCGCAATTTATGGCGTCTTGAAGTTCACTCGTATGGAAATGTCCGAATAATTCATGCAATACAACTGCCTATTTTTGGCGGTGATACAAGCCTAAAGCTTTGCACTCAGGttcatttgaaaatttatcattGAATATTCGGGAATAATGCACAAATACCCGTTACTGGCGCAAATTTATATCAATAACCATAACAGCTATTCACAACTATTGGATAAATAGTAGTTACGGTCCATTCGTTGGATTCACCGTATGGCATTTTACAGATCTATAATCAATGAATGGACCGTGGAACATTCGCTAAATCGGCATAACCGGATTTTACAGTCTGAAATGGTCAGAGGATTAATATAAGTAAACGTTTGGCTGAAAGCTCATCCTCTGTTAACTGCCAAAACCAGGCGAGAATTAGAGCCTATAACTGGCAAAAATAGATGTTCACGACAATAAAATCAAGACAGAATTGTATAAAGGAGGTAATGGTAATTTTATGGATTTTAAGCATCATTCCTAGAGAGATAGGCATTCCCATTCCTCTAGAAATTTAAAGGCTAAATGGGCATACTCGCGAATGAACAAGAGGGGTTTACATAGAGAAAAGATGGAAATTATGGTGATACGTTATAAGCTTTAGAATTAATTGTCTATGCCCATGATATCGACGATACACCTATGGGGTCtggaatctcttcttctcGAATTCTCTTCGGCCAGGCTATTCATCTTGTCTAATAGAGTACATTTTTGATTTACACAAGATTAATAATAGAACAGAAGGATGGCGTGGTTTGTAGTACTATAGTTGCGAGGATAGACACAACTCTCTAATTGAGACATATCAGTTGAGAATGACTCTGAAATCTAGAGATCTCAAATGACTACATGGTAATACTATCGCACTTATTTCAAGAGTTTAAATGACTGGGCAGATGGGTCTGGAGTAGTCCTGAGAGAAGTTCAGATGAGCACTGGTTCAGAGAACGATCAGATGTCTACTAATTCAGCAGCACAGGCAAAGAGTACAGACACACAGAAGGCGGCAGCCTTTCTGGCTGGTCTTTCCTTGTACCAGATGATTCATGTTGCAATATCGGCCGGCAACTTTACGGTAGGAAGGTTTCAAATTCCTCAGAAATACGTCAGCCTGTACATTAACAGAATGATTATTTCGAATAGAGTCTTCTCATTGATTGGGATTATACTTACTACGGCCTATGAACAGTTTGATGGACCTGGTATTCCTAAGTTGAACATTGGTCTGTTTGGACTTCTATTATTATCTCACATAACCTTGTTTCTTACATATTGTTCAGGAGGAGCTCAGGGTCATATTACGCTATACTACTGGATTGTTGTCGTAGTGGCTTTTATCATTGGATTGTGTTTTGTGTTCACTGTTAAGTTGGCCAGTAATGCAATCATTTATCTTCTTGCGGCACTGCCCATATCCGGAATTCTGGCATCCTCCTATCACATATCGTTCATACTCATTTCTCAGTATTTTAACGTCTCAAACGTATATTACTGGTTGGTGTTTTGGCAACATATTTGTGCGATATCATTGATATCAGTTACCACCGTGATATGGGCATTTGCGTATGGAAGTGGTAGTCAACCTCAACAACAGCAACAACAAACAAATGGAGGTGGAGAGTTCTTGAAATCATTACACAATGCAATATCTCCACTATTATTGGTTGCATTTGGGTACGGTATACAGAACATGTTCTATCCCTCCGTGGCTCCATACAAAATCATTGGCATAGACAAGGGTTACAAGATTGATGTGGCGGTTTTATTCACGAGTGCTGTACCACCATTGATCTTCTTGGGTCTGATCTCCAAAGGAAAGGGTCCAAACAAGccatggaagaatgataatAATCAAGCCCAGTTGTGGCATGGAGCTTGGGCATTCTTCGGAATACAAGTGATTTGTGGAatactcttcttttccacTCTGCATTACCCAAATAGTACTCTGCCAAGAAGTATAAGAAATAGCATTTGGGGTCTCGGATTCTTCACAGTACTCTACGATTTCTCCGCACAGATGACTAGATGTATAGGAAGTAACGGAGTTGATAAACAGAAGGGTAAATCCGCTGCTAAGATGAATACACTCAACTCCTTTTTGTACTCATTCACCCAGGTCATCTTTGCCTTTCTAGGAGACGGATATATTAGAACATATCGCAAAGCAGAGGAAAGTTCAGATTTATGGCCAACTGCTCACTATACCAATAAAAGAGCATTCTGGTTCTGGACCTGGAGTACAACAAAAGTGGCTTTAGGAACGCTAAAAGGCGCATTCAGCACAGATGTTAGGGCTGAGATTCTTGTTAAAAAGGAGCATCTCTTTATTGTATATGAAGATGGTCCACCTGAAGACGATGATCCCTTCTTTGATCTACCATTTATTCACAATACGGAATCCTCTAAAGATAATCACAGTTTCAAGGGAGTATACATTTTAACACATTCCTCCCTAACACAAATGTAGTCTTTTCACGACTTTGCAGTTTTACAACGCTAAAACACTCCTAACTCATTTCATTCTATGCTAGTAAAATTTACCAACATTCATAGTCCATAGAGAGCCTTGCAGATGCAGATTCCATCATGGCAACGCCtgaagaatgagaatggaggagCATATAAGTCTACAGAATGGGTAACTAGGGGAGATTCTAACTTTGGCACATTTTGTAGATATGCCATCTTCCCTGCCAATATGCAAGCCTTATGTCCCAGCATCCCCATCCTAATTCATGAGACGTATAGTAACGGCGTATTCCGGAACTGCAAGGAAGAATGGGCTTCAGGGGGGAAGATTGAGGACTGGCCTATATCACCCGTAAAACTCAGAATTTGTGGCAGCCAGGCCGCTAAAGTGGTCTAAATATATGAATAAAGGTTTAAGGAGGTGATGAGatcaaaggaagaatactAGAAAAAACGTttaggaagaaaaggaattaaatttgtatcaaaGAATAGACTGAGAAAACCTGGAGAGGAGCAAGCATGAGGAGGGCACACCGGTAGAATAAAATACGGAGATTACTTTAGGCATTAGTGAAAAATCTCAATACTGTGCTCTAAGGCGATTTCCAGGCAATGAGCTATGGGGTCTGGTAGATGTTCCCGGAGAGTCCTCCGAGTTTTTCTCATTCCTCCCTttagttttaaatgtacTATATCTTTACCTAGAGCCAATAGGATGGGTTATATGTTTGAAAATTTTCCAGGAGAATAGCAGTGTATTAGCCTTGTCTTTTCTTACTCACTCGGAAGGATGACGAGGACAAGATTCTTATCCTTCTACGAGACACATTTAGACTAGGGCCGGGAGATGATGTTAGGGGGTTATAAAAGGTTAAGAGATGACTGATACTGAGAAATCTGAGATGACTGAAGATTCTAAAGCTGGCCTGAAGAAGGCGGTGGCCTTTTTGACTGGCGTTACTCTCTACCAGTTGCCGTATTTGGCCATTTCTGCCGGTAAATTCACTCTTGGAAGGTTCAAGATACCGTCGAGCAACCTGAGTCTGTACATTAACCGGATGATTATAGCATACAGGATTGTCTCATTGATCGGAATAGGTTCTACAACGGCGTATATTCAGATGAATTGGCCAAAAAAGAACGAGTTGACATCACTACTATTCTGGTTGTATAATTTTTGCTTCGTCTTATTGCTGTTTGTCTATTGTATCGGTGGTGAGCTCGGTTACATTACGGCGTATTACTGGACGATTTCTCTGGCTTCACTCTTTTTTGGCTTATGCTATACCACATCTGTTGATATTGTTGCGGCCAATGTAGTCTGTCTTCTTGCAGCCTTCCCGCTTACTGGAGTTATTATTTCCCTCTACcacattttgtttttaaCCATTGGCGAGTACTTTGGTATCCCTAATACCAACTACTGGTTGGTGGTAGTTCAGATGATTATCGCAATACTCATAACCGGGACGAACGCACTGCTGTTCACCATCGCGTATTGGCATGAGAAGGATGGTACTGGAGAATCAGGTTCTGGGTCTTCCTCTAATAATCAGAACAACGATGACTTCATGACAGCCCTTGCAAAAGCCTGGTCTCCAATTCTTTTAATCACTCTGGGATATGGTCTTCAAAATGCCTTTTATCCAGGTATAGCCCCTTACAAGTTGATTGGTCCTAATCTAGGGTACTGGATAGATTTAACTGTTTTATTCACCAGTGCCATACCGCCGCtctttattcttgtattGAAGGAGAAAGAAATAGGTCCCAATACTTCATGGAGTCAAACTGCTGGATGGCACTGGTCTTGGCTATTCTTTCTTGTTGAGATTATCTGTGCAACAATCTTCATTTTGGCTCTTCATTATCCCGACTGGGGGCTTTCCCAAAATGTCCGGAGTAATGCGAAGCTTCTAGGTTTTTTAACTGTCACATATGACGGTTGCGTGCAGTTTACGAGAGCTATTGGTACCAATGGAGCTGACACGCAAGGAGAGCCAAAAAAAAGTAACAGTGCAATGAATACCTTCAACTCGTTTTCACACTCGTTCGCGCAGGTAATATTTGCATTTATGGGCGATGGGTATATGCGCATTTATTCTGAGCATGAGGATAACAGAGACGGTTGGCCAACAAGGCACTTTGGGATTCTGAGGTCTTTTTGGTACTGGATATGGAACTCTACAAAAATGTCAtatcacattttaaaaacaGCCTTTACTAGAGATTTAAGGAGAGATATTCTCGGAAAGAATGTCCATCTCTTCATTGTTTATGAAGATACTTCACATGAATGTGAAGATGATCTATTTGACTTACCATTTATTCACAAGAAAAAATCTAGATAGTCAGTTTCAAGAGAGCATACATTTTCCCTAAGCTCTAGCCACAAATACAGTTTTGTcaacattttaaaacattcGATTAACAgtcttgtaaattttaGTTGCACTTTTACCACGCTTTAATGTAAAGGTTCACAGTGTATTCACCTTTAGAATACAAACTAGACCAAACTCACCACTGTTTAGCTTTAAACGCACATGTTAAATGTATCTACATCGCTTTAGATTTGTCATAAATTAATCACCACATTTTTCACTCCTACATGCAAGATAGATTTTGCTAAATAAATGAGGATAGCCAATATTTATGCCATTTTCATCCGTGCAAACGCTGTAACTGGATGTTATTTATTTAGTTAGTTTACAAAGACTGACATCCTTGGTAGTTTTGAACCGCCAAACACAAGCTTTCGTAAAAACAATGTCAATTTTCTGACGATAAAATTGCCTGTTTACACTGTCACTTGGACcgaatataaaatttgaGATAAAGCGAGTAATGGTAAAAATTGTGAAACTGATAAAGTCGTATCCGAAACCACAAAAATCTTTGAACAAGCCCGGTGGCAGGTGTGTCAATTGAAATGATTTAAATCCAGACAACCAACATTAAAGATGTGGCTATTGCAAACTTGACTTTAAATGAGAAATATCCCGAGTCGTTAAGATATAGACTCTAATGTTTAGTTAAGCTTATGGGTTTGAAGAATCCTTCATTCCTTCTAGTTTATTGTGATGCTCATCCTCGGCGATACTCTTCCAGGTTCCATCCaccttctcaaagtattcCGAGAGTTGATCATCTACGGTCAAAACAATCATGACAGGTTCTTCTTTAGTATGATAGATTCGTACcttattacaaattttgccATTTTGTTCCTTCCAAAGGGTTTGGGAATTCTCGGAAACCTTTAAAAAGTGGTCACCATCCCTTGCAGAATAGTAGTCGTATTCTATTCCACAGTAGGAAATGTGAAAATTGTAAACGTTCGAGGGtggatttaaaatgtcaaacATTAGACCCTCACCTTTGACGGAATTATCAACTCCTGAACCCACAGGAAGAGAATTAAGACTAATTCCTTCTCCCGATTCCGAGGGCAAATTATCACCGCATTGACAGAGCCCGAAAGCGCATACAAAAATCAGAACATGCAGAGGGAAcattttgagaattttgTCCATTTAGACTGTCTCgattctcttcctcctggTAATGGGGTATAATAATGCAGTCTAGGAGTGCATTGGCCCTTCCCGTTCCTTTCGCGCATACTTTGCCATTAACAAGCGAAATTGATTAGTATGACAATGTAGTTTCTGTTAAAACACAATCTAGCCTTTCATTGTAGATATGGAAGCTCACCTGACTCTTCCAAATGCGTTATCCAGTAATAGTCATAGAATTTTAGATATTGAACATACCAGAGAGCAAAACATGATttaatttggaaatttaAAGGGGTATTCTTTTGACTTTGGGTCTCCCTCGAAAGATTATAGACCAACCCCTGTCTTGTGAACAGAGTACAAATACATGGAATTAAGGCACTGGACGATTTCTTTCATGTATTTCTCATAGGAAATGTCATTAAACAACCTAAAAACATACAACAACAGATGGGTTGTTCGCAGCGCCTTCCTTACCATGTGCATGCATGGCCCTTTGTGGCCATTATTTCAAGGACTGTGTAACCGCTGATCCCTGAAATCTAAAACTACCCTTTTAAATCTGTATATATGTAAAGACATGTATAAGATGGCCTATAAATGAACGTGTACCTGTAATTCATATAACAAACTGTTAAGTAAAATCTCATGCCTTCTTGAGATCACTGCTGCTTATAAAATTTTCGATAACTTGCTTGAGTCTAGCTTCAAGCTCTGGAGTCAACTGTCCCCCTTCCTCAATCTTCTTGAGCAGATCGGCTTGTTGTGTGTTCAAATGATCTATAAAGAGTGCTTCGAATTTCATGACATCCTTTGGATCGATTTTGTCCAATAGACCATTTACTCCACCGTATATGATGCAGACTTGGAGTGGAATTGGGAGAGGAGCGTATTGCTTTTGCTTTAGTAACTCGGTGAGAAGAGTACCTCTTGTGAGCAACTTTTGAGTTGCGGCATCCAAATCCGATCCGAACTGGGCAAAGGCTGCAATTTCTCTGAATTGAGCCAAATCCAACTTCATGGTACCAGATACTTGTTTCATTCCCTTGGATTGAGCGGCAGATCCGACACGAGAGACGGAAAGACCGACATTGATGGCGGGACGAacacccttgtagaagaGTTCACTTTCCAAAAAGATTTGTCCATCAGTAATGGAAATGACATTGGTTGGAATGTAGGCTGAGACATCACCAGCTTGCGTTTCAATAATCGGCAGAGCAGTGAGACTTCCAGATCCCTTGGCATCACTCAACTTGGCGGCTCTCTCCAACAATCTGCTGTGAAGATAGAAAATGTCACCAGGATAGGCTTCTCTGCCTGGAGGCCTTCTCAACAACAAGGACATTTGACGATAGGCTGTAGCCTGCTTCGACAAATCGTCGTATATAATAACAGCATGTCTTCCGTTGTTTCTAAACCATTCTCCCATTGCACATCCGGTGAATGGAGCCAAGAATTGCAGTGGAGCTGGATCAGAAGCTGTAGCTGCAACGATAATTGTATACTTTAGAGCATCATGCTCCTCCAAAACCTTTAGAATCCTAGCAACAGTGGATCTTTTTTGACCAATTGCAACGTAAATGCAATACATtctatccttttcatccaaaAGTTCATTAGCAGCCTTTTGGTTAAGGATTGTATCGACAGCAAGAGCAGTCTTTCCTGTCTGCCTATCACCGATGATGAGCTCACGTTGCCCCCTTCCAATTGGGACGAGTGAATCTACGCACTTCATACCAGTGGTCATGGGTTCATGCACACTTCTTCTGTCTATGATACCTGGTGCTGGAACCTCAACTCTGCTAGTAAGCTTGGTCTCTACGGGaccttttccatcaattGGCTTTCCAAGCGCATCTACGACACGTCCCAACATCTCTGGACCAACTGGAACGTCAAGAATACGATTGGTCCTCCTCACAGTATCACCCTCAAGGATGGATCTATCGTCACCGAAAATGACCACACCGATGTTATCTGTTTCCAGATTTAAAGCCATTCCAGCTACTCCACTTGAGAACATGACGAGCTCTCCAGCCTTGACCTCCTTTAGACCATAAATACGGGCAATACCATCTCCCACATTAATCACGTTTCCGACATCCTTTACGTCCTTCTGTATATAGGAATGAAGATGGGCATGAATGATGAGGATTTTGCAAGCGAAATGTAGAGCACAGGACCAGAGTGAGCCTGGCAAGTGTGGGCGGCATAGGAGACAGCATCTCAGAGAACGACGAGAATGGACTCGAGACTAAGCCAAGGCGCTATCACGCCTCGTTGTAGCAGGGTTATACAGTCTCCATACTTGGCAATGCGAATATGAaagctcctatactaaCGTATACTCGCAAGATTCCTCTATTCGCTTCGCTCGTGGAGTCGCcattctagagactccctgCGGTCATCTGGCGTTAGCAGTCGCCCAGAGCTCCTGCTAGAGCTCACTATTCCCTAGTTCAcattaaacaaacctgaGTGTCCCATCCGGCGATGCGGCTTTGCAAGAGTTTTGAGATTTCTGCGGGTGAAATCTTTGCGGTGGAAAATCCTTGTGCGCCTAGATGATGTCTATAGGCTTGGGCGGTTTTGGAGGCGAGTGGCCTTGTGAGTTTTTGAAGAATCCTCATGAttcctttatattcttcccTTAAAGCGACTTTTAAAGGCGATGTTGGCTTCAAACGACGTCTAGAAAGTCTCTAGGGACCCTTTGAAGCTCTTTATTGGGAATTTACCACGAATTCCTCTTGATTTGCGTGCTAGTGCTAGCCAAGTGAAACATTAAGTGATGGGCGGAGGGAGGAGCTCCTGGGCGACGGACGACACACAGCCCCACCACTACTGGACACATCGCTTGCACTGTAGAGCGCAAAAACAAAGACTAGAGACCAAAAGTTTACTTTGCACGCCATAGGCTGTGCAGGTGGCCAACATGAATGGATATTAAATAGACACAGTGACGGTGACAACCCCGAAGAATGACAAGCAACTTGTTAATTACACCGGGTGTCAACTACAAGGCACTTGTGCGAATGTGGCTGTCTAGTACCTTCTGCCACGTTCAAAGTCCCGGAATTCTTGTCTATAACCTCCGTCATAGTTGTGAAATCTTCCGTCACTTTCGGCTCCTCGGACATAGTCGCCACGAGGTCCAGTGACTCTGATCGCCTTCTTCTTGTTGTTCTCCAAGACAACGTCCAGCTCGACGCGTTCCTCCTCTCTCAGTGACCTGAAGCCGTTGGCATGGATTTCGCTCTGGTGGACAAAAACGTCCTCGCCATTGTCCAGGGTGATGAACCCGTAGCCCTTTTTAGGGTCGAACCATTTGCATTTACCAGCTGTCCTCGGCATATCGCTCTGGTTAGTTTGACGCCCAAACGAATGGTCTTGGCCTGGTGATGGTCACGAGAGTAGTTGCTGGGCCAAGTTGCTCCTGGATATGCGCGCATGCGCGGCTGTTTTTTGTTTCTCTGATTAAACAGAGATGGTTGTTGATAGTACTTGCGATAAGAGCCAGTACTACGGTTGGTAATGGGTGAGAATTTTTGTTTGGTGAAACGGTGattataaagatggaaGTGTGGTTAGTGACATAATTTTCAATAGCTAGCCACAGTATCTTGTTTCTCTTCTGGGGTATCGCTTTTTACCCTAAATTGGTGGCAGCAGCTGGAATTTGCTGCAGTTATTGCCGTACTGTAGTTGGCTCTTTGCTGGTCTCCAGGGTTCTTGTTGCTTGGCTGAGTTGGCACACTGCAGATTCCTACACACATTTCTACTGATTGCCGTATTTATGCGTCAATACATGGCTGTTACGGTCACAAACATCGTCGCCTGGCTTCATGCCATCATCTCTGTCTCTGCATCCATTCGTCCAAGTGGCCGTACAGTGACCGCTATAGATGTCAATACCAACTAGATACGTATAAATGGACCAGAAAACGAGAGAATCTGTTAGGGACATAAGAGGAGTTGCTAGGGTCCTGGTGACTGTTGTCCCTGCACCATCCGCGTTCATCACTCAAAATTTTCTACGCCACAGCTACAAAGAGCAGTTTTGAGTTACACAGTATCCATTTTATGGGTTGGATTTGCGGATGCTTGGTTTGTAAAGCCAAGTGTGTAAGAGCTGACTGATTTGATCAAAGTGACAGTAAATCGCAGAGTTTGGAACATGTTTCCAGGATAATTTCACATTTTAATGAGAGTTTGCGGTATATTCATGGACAAAAGCTCTGAGACTAGGGAAAAGAATACAGTGTGTAGACAACTACACCTTCCAGGTACGTGTATATGCGTGTTTTCCGGACAAGATGGTTAATTGACAAGGCAAGGGATGGAATATAGCCTAGGATGAGCCATGTGATTGCTTAAAGGGGTCTGAAAGCCGTTCAACTACCGACGGATGAGAATGGTTTCGTAGCTTTTGGAGATGTATCTGCATGGGCTATCACTAGGGAACACGGAGATTCTCAGCGTTTAGTTGTCTATTTTGGACTATCTTGAGATGGTAGGAATGAAGTACAGAAGGACTCTGATCATGGATCTCTAGAGGGTGTTCCATACGGTCACCCagtgagctacttgtgagggaggatgaggagtagataggagactactcatggatctcagagttttaaaggatCTTAAATATAGTTGAGAATGAATGTCTCCGAAAGATATAGATATAAGGATCAAATGCACAGAGAAGAGTAAAAGGAAGGGTCGTGGAGGAAATTGGTTAGTTGAGGATAGGCCGAATCTTAGAGGTAGGTGAAACCTGAACCTCTGAGACAATGCCCATTGTTACTGAGAATACCAGATCATGTCCCTACATCACCGCCTCCACCTGTTCTTCCTGGACCTCAACGAACTGCTAGTTATATAGGCGGCTATAGGAGTACTACTGATTTTTTTTTGGTCTACCTGGAGCTGCTGGAGTAACTACTGCCCAAAAGGGTGAAAAAGGTGAACTTGGTGCCCCTGAACCTCCCAAGTCTGCTGCTCAAAAAACCCCTCCTAAAACCTCTTCTGATTGGGAAGTAATCACTGGAATAGTCTCTTCTGTTCTTGGTGTatctgccttggcttgttttgcaggaTATAAGTTCTATACGAAATATAATGGAGACCCCTGGGTTAGACAGGTTTAGGAGTCTAGGAGgtactctagatactaacttgggtactgagtagttggtctaatggacAATCTTGTGGATATATTATGAGATTCTAGGAAAATGGTTTTAAGATTATCTCTGGAAGTATCTTACGGATCAGTAAATATGAATGGACCCTTCTCCAAACCTTTAACCCCAAAGGGATAACAACGGAAAATCTACATAAAGATACTAAGGACAGATTCCTTTAGATTACATATCTTGTTCTTGCTATTGAAACGCTATCCACCTTATTACCCTTAGCCAATCATTTGATTTATTTGAACCTGTTAATACTAATTAACCATCTTCTATGGACAGCAGCCACATTTACATATTCAGGCGTTCCATCCTCTACATTTTATTTCCATAAAATCTGCACTAAAATATACCTATCTATAGGAAAATTATCGTGATGTCTCACTATTTGGATCCCTCGTCCGGCGAGGCTCTCGATCAGCGTCTGGAGGTCATCTCTTGGTTGACACTGTCGTACTTTCTAAACCTCTTTTTTCTCTTATTCCAGTCAGTTGGACTCATACACTATATGTACATTACACAAAAATGGTTTGCTTATATATCATTTCTTGACTTATTGTGCCTAATCCACTGGATTGCATCTACAATGCCAAAGATGGTCGGTTACAAGGGATCTACCTGTTGGGTACTTTACAGCAGAATATTAACGTTAAAGTCCTTTTTAATAtacttttggattttaCCATCGCAAGTTATCGCAGAGGGTGTCTTCATTCACTCTCCGGGTGGAGCAACGCTGGAGATTATGCTCTTGCTCCTCCTTACACCTACAATGTATATAATCTTGGCATTTAGCGCTGGAACACACTTATATGGTATGAGCGCTATTTCAACAGAGAGGCTAATACACACTGATATGATTATTCATGTTGTTTTTGACCTGCTGGATATTATAGATGTTTTCCACAAGTTTTCAATAGACTATACTACTGTTGGAAATTCTTACGTTTTTTACAGGGTATGTTTTCTCTTTTACAACTTTTCCGTCACTGTTATTTATatctatggagatgaaatCTCCAATGCATCTAATGATCTGGTATACACAAAAATCTCTTAAGCTTTACTAGATCATCTATTGAAGGGACAGAAATACACGAATATTTAGGTCTTCTGTGGGATTTTTTTGGCAGCTCCGATATTTTTGCATGGGTACAGCTTCCCATCAATGAGTGGATCTTCTAGGATTAACACGAATCCTGTCCTTCCATTTGGTGTAAATACTGAAAATGACATTTATTTCTGCAGAAAGTACGCTGCAATCGTTGGGATTTGTTTTGTAGATATGCCCTTTTTATTCATAAGGGTATATGCATGGCAATCTTCCATCCATTACACTGCTTTTGCTCCATTTATGTTAAAGAACTTTTGCTTCTTTTTTCTACAAGCTACTAGGATAAGGCATTCTTCAATCGGTATTAAATCGCAAGAGTTGTTTCAAAAGCATGACCAAAGGAAGGAAGAGGAACAGGAGTTGAGACCGCCTCCGTTTCGCGGCAGTTTGCCTCGTATAAGCAAGGATCTATTTCAAGGGTAACTTTTTTCCTGTTTAGAACGTATACCTTATAGGGTGCAGACGAGTGATCGATTAAATGGCCTGCCAGAAAACTTCCTGGTTGATAACATCAAGTTTAGGCACCTGCTTCAAAAGATCATGTTTATGTT
Encoded here:
- a CDS encoding conserved hypothetical protein (encoded by transcript BEWA_054470A) encodes the protein MSHYLDPSSGEALDQRLEVISWLTLSYFLNLFFLLFQSVGLIHYMYITQKWFAYISFLDLLCLIHWIASTMPKMVGYKGSTCWVLYSRILTLKSFLIYFWILPSQVIAEGVFIHSPGGATLEIMLLLLLTPTMYIILAFSAGTHLYGMSAISTERLIHTDMIIHVVFDLLDIIDVFHKFSIDYTTVGNSYVFYRVFCGIFLAAPIFLHGYSFPSMSGSSRINTNPVLPFGVNTENDIYFCRKYAAIVGICFVDMPFLFIRVYAWQSSIHYTAFAPFMLKNFCFFFLQATRIRHSSIGIKSQELFQKHDQRKEEEQELRPPPFRGSLPRISKDLFQGVQTSDRLNGLPENFLVDNIKFRHLLQKIMFMFNVGFKADLPHMLDSHLVFSFWHSVLLTLPHVIHTVTKCSILVVMYHLVGDEMKDISQIFGFEGIWNIGESESYDTLRIVIILIITSGVMAFLTWILLGPFLDALYLAFFLVVRLSSFTLALVTLSRFNKYAQVLVVMSRYVGNPIDYVFLILGISPFVSLLNHLYPFLCIALGKNVIYFINPSTYNKRSRRLHDTFMLINNTLALGASIEHDETCKVSLASLILLTNARNMTATFSSYSLLVGPNLIKSQRLHFGLLNSHKRKLIVRLILSTFCVYLVNVHTELPYTFATTVFIFDVLFTAFYIFYTMIQREIALDAIELQLISLDIMNGSKIEGIYKKYSKNEKYKI